One Podospora pseudopauciseta strain CBS 411.78 chromosome 4, whole genome shotgun sequence genomic window, AGGTTGACTGAAGTGAGATAAACTAGCTTACCTAGGTGGGTAGGTATGTATTGTGCCCCTGCCTGGAATGGCCTGACCTAGGATTTAGACGAGTAATTTGCTGCAGCTGGGAAGCCAACAGCATTATAAAGTAACCATTAGGTGTTCCAACCAGGTCTGAAGAATGCGGTGAAACGGCGGGAAAGGAACGGCCTTACCCGGACATACGCACTGTGTCGGAGGCATATTGTTATGGTATAATGTAAATTGACAAAGTGCTGCACAGGAATAAAACCACTACGGCCCTGCAGGCCCAGAATACAACCACCATGGAGCAACCAGAATGATAGCCCCACATCTCTTCAGGCACAGTATATACTGTGACACATATTGCATATCAACTGGGCGATGTGACTTATGTCCAGGTAACTACCTGCCTATAATCACTCTGGGCTGGATGGGAAAAAGGTTTAGGAAAGGTCCTGTCCCCTTGTACGATTGACCGAGCCAGGTTAGGTTTCCCGAGCCcaataggtaggtacctatcCAGCTAGTACCTAGCTCTTCGATCGAGTCTTTGCTACGGTGTGCCGGACCATTGTCAGGGTGCGCGCGAAATCCAGAGCTTGCGAAATGCTACCTAGGTGACTAAGGTAGGCATATTGATCGGTAGGCCATCATGTCGACTTGACTTCAACGCTTACTGAATAACTAACCGAAGCAGAGAGGGGTGTTTAATACCAATTCATGGGTGATTTGAACTTGGCATGTAACTGAATATTGTCGTCTGGACAGAAGAGAAATACCCAAAAGAGCTTACCAGTGAGATATCACGAAGAACACATAATCCATCTGCGCCACTCACAAAAGCTTTGCCCTGGACAACCCCAACGCCACATACACCACCCACCAGTTGCCAACCCAAGCCACTCAACCATACACTcagcccagcccaacccCACTATACGATTCCAAGTCCCAAGTTAGCATTCCGTGGGCGCGGTAGTACAGCGGTTAGTGCATTCCCGAGTTCGAGCGAAGACCCAGGTTGACTCCTGGCCCGGCCACATAACGTCTGCTTGTTCTTCCAGCGTTGCATTTTtgtatttttcttttgcccTAGCACCACCTTGTCTGACTGTAACCATCTAATCTTATCCTATTCATTTGCTCTGTTCAGCCCTGCTTCAAGAAAAAGCTCCACTTAGTCTTTGACAGCGAAGATCTTATAAGATCCTGTAAATCTTGTCAGCTACCGTGCTCTGGTCTCCTCTATACGCAAGAATGCTAACTTACCAACGAACTCATTGAGATTTGTCCTCCCCATATCACTGCTATCGGTAGTGGCAGAAGAACAAGATGGCGTCGCTTTCTTGGcctcatccccaccatcgcAAGCAGAAACAGCGGCAACAGGTCCACAACAATCCCCAGACTTTTTGGTCCCATCCTCGTTGGTGTCCAAATAGACATTCAGATCAGCCTGTGTATCCGTGATGACCGAGTCTTTGAACCCCGCCTCCCTGAACCAGTTCTGATAATCGGCAACCTCGGCAGCACCGGCAATACATCCAACATACATGGCAACATCCTTTCTCAGCTGATCCGGCAGGGGCTTCTTGGCAAGAATGTCCGACACGGCAACCCTTCCACCGGGCTTCAGAAGACGGTACATCTCCTTGAAGACAAGATTCTTCTCTTCGTATGGGACCAGGTTGATCACGCAGTTTGAGATGATGAGGTCGGCAGTAACGTCTGGGAGAGGGACA contains:
- a CDS encoding hypothetical protein (COG:S; EggNog:ENOG503NWA6); the protein is MDSTEQIYAQVREHYSSASRTAAPKYGESVAKSFGYSEDELSNIPEDANLGLSCGNPLAITSLKEGETVIDLGSGAGFDIFLASTKIGSSGRAIGVDINDEMLARAEKIKASRGSSVSNVTFIKGNITSVPLPDVTADLIISNCVINLVPYEEKNLVFKEMYRLLKPGGRVAVSDILAKKPLPDQLRKDVAMYVGCIAGAAEVADYQNWFREAGFKDSVITDTQADLNVYLDTNEDGTKKSGDCCGPVAAVSACDGGDEAKKATPSCSSATTDSSDMGRTNLNEFVGSYKIFAVKD